The Trinickia caryophylli genomic sequence CTGCACGAAAGCGGTCTCGGCTTTGGAGAGGGCGGCGGGCCTCAGGCGTGCGCCGGCATCAATGCGCGAGCAGCCGGCTCAGCGCCGCGCTGGCGAGCGTGCCGATCTGCATGAGGAAGTCCGTTGCCATGCCTTCGTGGAACCGCCGCGGATCGGGCGAGCCCATCACGAGCAGACCGAACGCGGCCGATCCCTCCGCCGCGAGCGGATCCCGCAGCGCAATGAGCGCGACCGACTGCACGCCGGCAGCTTCGTCGTCGCCGCCCGCGGCAGGCGCGGCATCGGTCTCGGCCGGTGCCGTGCCGGTGGCCGTGGCCGGTAGCGGTGCAGCGGCGAGCCACTGCGCCGCCTCGAAGCCGGTGTTCGCGCCGCAGTAGGGCGCCGTCAGGCTGTTCGCGAAGATCCGTACTTCCTCGCCGACCTGCCGTGCGAATTCGGCCTGCGAGTAGGTTTCGGCCACGTCCCACAGGCGCAGTGCCGCGTGCGGGACCTCGAACACGTCGGTGAGTCCTTGCGTGACCGTGCGCGGCAGCGCGTGCGCGTCGCGCTCGGCGATCACGCGTGCCGTCCAGCGGTTGAACTTGGCCGCGATGCTGTCGTTTTCATGGCCGTAGCGCAGGAGCTCGGCAAGGCGCCGCTCGAGCACCTTGTTTTTCTCGCGCAGCATTTCCATCTGACGCTCCTGCAGCGACACGGCTGCTTTGCCGTGCGGGTTCGCCAGCCTGACTGCGGCAAGCAGTTCGGCGTGCTGCGAGAAGAATTCGGGGTTGGCCAGCAGGAATTCGGCGACTTCGCGATCGTTCATGGTCTCGGCGTCAAAGTGCGGTCGGAAAACGGCATGGCGAGAACGGGCCCGACATCAGTCGGCAAGCTCGATCTCGCCTTCGAAAACGGTGACGGCCGGCCCGGCCATCGTGAGGGGTGCCGCTTCGTCGCGCGCACCGTCCCATGCGATCGTCAGCGTACCGCCATGCGTGCGGACGGTGACGGGAGAATCGAGGCGGCCGCGCCGGATGCCGGCCGCCACCGCCGCGCAGGCGCCGGTGCCGCAGGCGAGCGTCTCTCCCGCGCCGCGCTCGAATACGCGCAGCTTCACCTCGTGCCGCGATACGATCTGCATGAAGCCGGCGTTCACGCGCTGCGGAAAACGGGCGTGACGCTCGACGGCGGGCCCGACGCTGCCCACGTCGAACGCTTCGACGTCCTCGACGACCGTCACCGCATGCGGATTGCCCATCGAGACGACCGACACCCACTGCGTCTCGCCGGCCGCCTCGACGGGCCACAGCGTATCGGCGCCTTCGGCATGGCCCGCGAGGCCGCTCGCATCGAACGGCACGCGCGCGGGGTCGAAAACGGGGCGGCCCATGTCGACGACGACCTCCCCGTTGTCCTGCATCGACAGCGTGATGAGCCCGCCGTGCACTTGCACGCGCACGCTGCGTTTGTCGGTGAGCCGCGCGTCGCGCACGAACTTGAGGAAGCAGCGCGCCCCGTTGCCGCAGTGCTCGACCTCGCCGCCGTCGCAATTGAAGATCCGGTACTTGAAGTCGGCGCCTGCGACGTCCGGCCGCTCGACCAGCAGCAACTGATCGGCGCCGACGCCGAAATGGCGGTCGGCGAGCGCGCGGACCTGCTTGCTCGTGAGGGCGAGGGGGCGGGTGTAGCCGTCGAGCACGATGAAGTCGTTGCCCGCGCCTTGCATCTTGGTGAAGTGCAGTTTCATGATGGTCGCTATTGTAAGCGACGCGCGGTGCCGACGGCCCGCCCGGCCGCTGTCAGTAGAAGCCCGGCATGCCCGGGGGGCGCGTCTTGAAACGCTTGTGGACCCAGTAGTACTGCTCGGGCATGAGCGGAATCTGCTCTTCGAGGAAGGCGTTCATGCGGCGCGCGTCGAGGTCGTCGTCGCCGGTCGGATAGTTGTCCCAGGGGGCGAAGACCTTGAGCCGGTAGCCCTTGTAGTTCGGCAGCACTTCGCCGATGAACGGCACGACCTGCGCGCGGCCGACCTTGGCGAGCCGGCCGACGGCCGTGAGCGTGCAGGTGGGCACGCCGAAGAACGGCACGAACGTCGAATTGCGCATGCCGTAGTCCATGTCGGCACCGAGCATCACGGGTTTGCGTTCGCGCAGCCACCGCAGCACGATGCGCGCACTGTCGGCGCGGCTCGCCATGTCCGCGCCGAAGCGCGCGCGCGCCGCTTTCGCGACCGCTTCGAGCTCGGGATTCGACATCGGCTGATACAGCGAGCCGCAGCGGCGCCCGAGCGCGTGGTTGAGAAAGATCGAGCCGGCTTCGATGCCCACGAAGTGCAAGCCGAGAAAGAGCGTGGGCGGCAGATCGGGATCCGTCAGATCCACGGCGCTGTCGACCTGCACGAGCTTTTCGAGCTTGCGCTGCGAGCCGAACCACTGGACGCTGCGCTCGACGTAGCTGCGAATCGCGTGGCGAAAGTGCTGCTGCGCGATGTCTTCGCGCTTTTCGTCGCTCCATTCGGGGAAACAAAGCTTCAGATTCGTGTGGACGATGCGCCGGCGCCGGCTCGGGATCCGATAGAGCAGCCAGCCGAGCCCGTCGCCGAGTCGAGCGACGAGGCCGTACGGCAAAATCGCGAGAAACTTGAGCAACCCGATCGCGAGTTGGGTGCCGATGCGGCTCAGCATGCGGCTACCCTGGCGAGTGTTGCGGCGGCGTGCCGCGCGCAGTGGTCCGAGGACGGGACCAAACGTCCGATAAGAGCATGAAACACGGCCTATCTCTGTGTGTAGCGTCTGCGGAAAGCCGCTATAATACGACCTTCGCCGAGTTAATAGACAACTTGCGGGGCGAGGCCGCCGGTGCCAACAGCACCTTCGCGGTAGGTAAGTCCGCTAAAGCGTCGCCGCTTCACGCTGAGAAGCCGGCTACGTGAACCCAACCGTAACCAGGAGCTCCAGCGTGGCAAACGAATACCTCTTTACCTCCGAATCCGTTTCCGAAGGCCACCCGGACAAAGTCGCGGACCAGATCTCGGACGCGATTCTCGACGCTATCTTCAAGCAGGACAAGTACTCGCGCGTTGCCGCGGAAACGCTTTGCAACACGGGCCTCGTCGTGCTGGCCGGGGAGATCACGACCACGGCCAACGTCGATTACATTCAGATCGCGCGCGATACGATCAAGCGCATCGGCTACGACAACACCGACTACGGCATCGATTACCGCGGCTGCGCCGTGCTCGTCGCCTACGACAAGCAATCGCCCGACATTGCACAAGGCGTGGACCGCGCGCATGACGACAACCTCGATCAGGGCGCCGGCGATCAGGGCCTCATGTTCGGCT encodes the following:
- a CDS encoding DUF484 family protein, which encodes MNDREVAEFLLANPEFFSQHAELLAAVRLANPHGKAAVSLQERQMEMLREKNKVLERRLAELLRYGHENDSIAAKFNRWTARVIAERDAHALPRTVTQGLTDVFEVPHAALRLWDVAETYSQAEFARQVGEEVRIFANSLTAPYCGANTGFEAAQWLAAAPLPATATGTAPAETDAAPAAGGDDEAAGVQSVALIALRDPLAAEGSAAFGLLVMGSPDPRRFHEGMATDFLMQIGTLASAALSRLLAH
- the dapF gene encoding diaminopimelate epimerase; translated protein: MKLHFTKMQGAGNDFIVLDGYTRPLALTSKQVRALADRHFGVGADQLLLVERPDVAGADFKYRIFNCDGGEVEHCGNGARCFLKFVRDARLTDKRSVRVQVHGGLITLSMQDNGEVVVDMGRPVFDPARVPFDASGLAGHAEGADTLWPVEAAGETQWVSVVSMGNPHAVTVVEDVEAFDVGSVGPAVERHARFPQRVNAGFMQIVSRHEVKLRVFERGAGETLACGTGACAAVAAGIRRGRLDSPVTVRTHGGTLTIAWDGARDEAAPLTMAGPAVTVFEGEIELAD
- a CDS encoding lipid A biosynthesis lauroyl acyltransferase; its protein translation is MLSRIGTQLAIGLLKFLAILPYGLVARLGDGLGWLLYRIPSRRRRIVHTNLKLCFPEWSDEKREDIAQQHFRHAIRSYVERSVQWFGSQRKLEKLVQVDSAVDLTDPDLPPTLFLGLHFVGIEAGSIFLNHALGRRCGSLYQPMSNPELEAVAKAARARFGADMASRADSARIVLRWLRERKPVMLGADMDYGMRNSTFVPFFGVPTCTLTAVGRLAKVGRAQVVPFIGEVLPNYKGYRLKVFAPWDNYPTGDDDLDARRMNAFLEEQIPLMPEQYYWVHKRFKTRPPGMPGFY